A DNA window from Pseudoalteromonas spongiae UST010723-006 contains the following coding sequences:
- the pckA gene encoding phosphoenolpyruvate carboxykinase (ATP) — protein sequence MSALENSIDLSQYGIHDVSEIVHNPSYELLFAEETKAGLEGYDKGVETELGAVNVKTGIFTGRSPKDKYIVRDETSADTVWWSDQGKNDNKPMTPETWSHLKGLVTKQLSGKRLFVVDTFCGANEDTRLKVRFVTEVAWQAHFVKNMFIRPSEEELKDYEPDFIVMNGAKTTNDKWQEQGLNSENFVAFNLTEKIQLIGGTWYGGEMKKGMFSMMNYYLPLKGIASMHCSANVGKDGDVAIFFGLSGTGKTTLSTDPKRELIGDDEHGWDDNGVFNFEGGCYAKTINLSKENEPDIYNAIRRDALLENVSVDENGKIDFDDNSTTENTRVSYPIHHIDNIVKPVSKAGHAKKVIFLTADAFGVLPPVAKLTPEQTQYYFLSGFTAKLAGTERGITEPTPTFSSCFGAAFLSLHPTQYAEVLQKRMEAAGAEAYLVNTGWNGTGKRISIKATRAIIDAILDGSIDNAETEIVPLFNLEVPKSLEGVEGDILDPRNTYEDASVWTDKATDLAKRFVDNFDKFTDTENGKALVAAGPKL from the coding sequence ATGTCAGCTTTAGAAAACTCGATTGATTTGTCGCAATATGGCATTCACGATGTTTCAGAAATTGTTCACAATCCATCTTACGAGTTACTTTTTGCGGAAGAAACTAAAGCGGGCCTTGAAGGTTATGACAAAGGTGTCGAAACTGAATTAGGCGCAGTTAACGTGAAAACTGGTATCTTTACCGGCCGTTCACCTAAAGATAAGTACATCGTACGTGATGAAACCTCAGCTGACACTGTGTGGTGGTCTGATCAAGGTAAAAACGACAACAAACCAATGACTCCTGAAACTTGGTCACACCTAAAAGGTTTAGTGACTAAGCAGCTTTCAGGCAAGCGTCTTTTCGTAGTTGACACATTCTGTGGTGCGAACGAAGACACACGCCTTAAAGTACGTTTTGTTACTGAAGTAGCATGGCAAGCACATTTCGTTAAAAACATGTTCATTCGTCCTTCTGAAGAAGAGCTAAAAGATTACGAGCCTGACTTCATCGTAATGAATGGTGCGAAAACCACGAATGACAAATGGCAAGAACAGGGCCTTAACTCTGAAAACTTCGTTGCATTTAACCTAACTGAAAAAATCCAATTAATTGGTGGTACTTGGTACGGCGGTGAAATGAAAAAAGGTATGTTCTCAATGATGAACTACTACCTACCACTTAAAGGCATCGCGTCAATGCACTGTAGTGCTAACGTAGGTAAAGATGGCGACGTTGCTATTTTCTTCGGTCTTTCTGGTACTGGTAAAACAACACTTTCAACCGATCCTAAGCGCGAGCTTATTGGTGATGACGAGCACGGTTGGGATGACAACGGCGTATTTAACTTTGAAGGTGGTTGTTACGCAAAAACAATTAACCTAAGCAAAGAAAATGAACCAGACATCTACAATGCAATCCGTCGTGATGCATTATTAGAAAACGTATCAGTTGATGAAAACGGCAAAATTGATTTTGACGATAACTCAACAACTGAGAACACGCGTGTTTCTTACCCAATTCACCACATTGACAACATTGTTAAGCCAGTTTCTAAAGCAGGTCACGCGAAGAAAGTTATCTTCCTAACTGCTGACGCGTTTGGTGTACTACCACCAGTTGCTAAATTAACGCCTGAGCAAACTCAGTACTACTTCCTATCGGGTTTCACTGCGAAGCTAGCGGGTACTGAGCGTGGTATTACTGAACCTACACCTACTTTCTCAAGCTGTTTTGGTGCTGCGTTCTTATCACTTCACCCAACGCAGTACGCTGAAGTACTACAAAAGCGTATGGAAGCTGCTGGCGCTGAAGCTTACCTAGTAAACACAGGTTGGAACGGCACAGGCAAACGTATTTCAATTAAAGCAACGCGTGCAATCATTGACGCTATCTTAGACGGCTCTATCGATAACGCTGAAACTGAAATCGTGCCACTGTTTAACCTTGAAGTACCTAAGTCACTTGAAGGTGTAGAAGGTGATATTCTTGATCCTCGTAACACTTACGAGGATGCAAGCGTATGGACTGACAAAGCAACAGACCTAGCTAAGCGTTTTGTTGATAACTTTGACAAGTTCACTGACACAGAAAACGGCAAGGCGCTTGTAGCGGCAGGCCCGAAACTTTAA
- the hslO gene encoding Hsp33 family molecular chaperone HslO has product MQQDLLHRYIFENHDVRGELVQLDQTFSEIIENHNYPTEVKQLIGELLVATCLLTATLKFEGEIAVQLQGDGPVKYAVINGNHQQTMRGIARIQGEITDTGVLNLIGKGHMVITITPLKGERYQGIVPLVSNSLAECLEQYFQQSEQLRTRMWISTDADAEKCSGMLLQVLPVNKEKAEQDFTHLEALTNTIKDEELLNLDGHTVLTRLYHEDNPRLFDPQPVSFRCGCSRDKIADAIVNVGKDALLEDAKEQGAIKINCQYCLKEYQFNKRDIENIFN; this is encoded by the coding sequence ATGCAGCAAGATCTTTTACACAGATATATTTTTGAAAACCATGATGTACGTGGTGAGTTAGTACAACTTGATCAAACGTTTTCAGAGATAATCGAAAACCACAATTACCCAACTGAAGTGAAACAGTTGATCGGTGAGCTGTTAGTAGCAACCTGTTTACTTACAGCAACGTTAAAGTTTGAAGGCGAAATTGCCGTTCAGCTACAAGGTGATGGACCTGTAAAATATGCCGTGATTAATGGTAACCACCAGCAAACTATGCGTGGTATTGCCCGTATTCAAGGTGAGATTACAGATACTGGCGTGTTAAACCTAATTGGTAAAGGTCATATGGTTATTACCATTACCCCACTTAAAGGCGAGCGCTACCAAGGTATTGTACCTTTAGTGTCGAATAGCCTTGCAGAATGCTTAGAGCAATATTTCCAGCAGTCTGAACAGCTACGTACACGTATGTGGATTAGCACTGATGCTGACGCAGAAAAGTGTTCAGGCATGTTGCTACAAGTATTACCTGTAAACAAAGAAAAAGCGGAACAAGACTTTACGCATTTAGAAGCGTTAACAAATACCATTAAAGATGAAGAGTTGTTAAATCTTGATGGTCATACAGTGTTAACGCGCCTTTATCATGAAGATAACCCGCGTTTATTTGATCCTCAGCCAGTAAGTTTCCGCTGTGGCTGTAGCCGCGATAAAATTGCAGATGCAATTGTTAATGTTGGTAAAGATGCATTGCTTGAAGATGCGAAAGAACAAGGTGCTATTAAAATTAACTGCCAATATTGTTTAAAAGAATACCAATTTAACAAACGTGATATTGAAAACATTTTTAACTAA
- the hslR gene encoding ribosome-associated heat shock protein Hsp15 yields MSKKQNSTHTSDHDDSLSVRLDKWLWAARFYKTRAIAREMILGGKVHYNGQRCKPSKTVELGATIKFSQGFDEKIVTIEKISDQRRGAPIAQTLYQETQESEKKREENAWARKNNAFFSPSPEQRPDKKQRRELIKFKHS; encoded by the coding sequence ATGAGTAAAAAGCAGAATTCAACACACACTTCAGATCACGACGACAGTCTAAGCGTAAGATTAGACAAGTGGCTTTGGGCTGCACGCTTTTACAAAACACGTGCGATTGCTCGCGAAATGATTCTCGGTGGCAAAGTTCACTACAATGGCCAACGATGCAAACCTAGCAAAACCGTTGAGTTAGGTGCGACAATTAAATTCTCGCAAGGATTTGATGAAAAAATTGTCACCATCGAAAAAATTAGCGATCAAAGACGCGGTGCGCCAATTGCGCAAACGTTGTATCAGGAAACACAAGAGAGCGAGAAAAAGCGTGAAGAAAACGCGTGGGCACGTAAAAATAATGCCTTTTTCTCTCCAAGCCCTGAACAACGCCCTGATAAAAAGCAGCGTCGTGAGCTTATTAAATTTAAACATAGTTAA
- the gspC gene encoding type II secretion system protein GspC, giving the protein MQINQAQIEQVIAKFPHKKASNIVLIVVVIYVAFLAAQLTWMLWPKPTQQAAFITVNNSDSGSAFNYSSKELVSQNIFGNATQQAEQKTEEIISDAPETTLNIKLTGVVAIAGDEKAGHAIIESQNMQETYSVGELVKGTRAQIETIFADRVIIKVSGRFETLMLDGIDYSKTVKQPTKKQGKSFNQLRSANESPAPAINATKNADLKQELKAKRRELLEEPGKLFDYIRISPKRVDGQIVGYNLSPGKDPKLFSQMGLKSGDLATSINGYQLTDMKQAMAAIGELRNASSATIVIERQGQTLDVLFSLE; this is encoded by the coding sequence ATGCAGATAAACCAAGCGCAAATCGAACAGGTTATAGCAAAATTTCCACATAAAAAAGCAAGCAATATTGTACTTATTGTTGTGGTTATTTATGTCGCATTTTTAGCTGCGCAATTAACTTGGATGTTATGGCCGAAGCCGACTCAGCAAGCTGCATTTATTACTGTGAATAACAGTGATTCGGGTAGCGCATTCAACTACAGCAGTAAAGAGCTGGTATCGCAAAATATTTTTGGTAATGCAACGCAACAAGCAGAGCAGAAAACAGAAGAAATTATCAGTGATGCACCTGAAACAACGTTAAATATTAAATTAACGGGTGTAGTGGCGATTGCTGGCGATGAAAAAGCTGGTCATGCCATTATTGAAAGCCAAAATATGCAAGAAACCTATTCAGTAGGCGAGTTAGTTAAAGGTACTCGTGCACAAATCGAAACCATTTTTGCGGACCGCGTAATTATTAAAGTGAGCGGTCGTTTCGAAACCTTAATGCTCGATGGTATTGATTACTCAAAAACCGTTAAGCAACCTACCAAAAAACAAGGCAAGTCATTTAACCAACTTCGTTCAGCAAATGAGTCTCCGGCTCCTGCAATAAATGCAACGAAAAATGCAGACCTTAAACAAGAACTAAAAGCTAAGCGCAGAGAATTACTTGAAGAACCTGGGAAACTTTTTGATTATATTCGCATCTCACCTAAACGGGTTGATGGACAAATTGTTGGATATAACCTTAGCCCAGGTAAAGACCCTAAACTGTTTTCACAAATGGGGCTTAAAAGTGGGGACCTTGCGACTTCAATTAATGGCTATCAGCTAACCGATATGAAACAGGCTATGGCAGCGATTGGTGAACTTAGAAATGCATCATCTGCGACAATAGTTATCGAGCGTCAAGGGCAAACTCTCGACGTGCTATTTAGCCTAGAATAA
- the gspD gene encoding type II secretion system secretin GspD, which produces MKSVLNLSKVYKGLRKYAALLVAVGVSYSALAVEYSPSFKNTEITEFINVVGKDLKKTIIINPNVRGKINVRSYEAMDEELYYEFFLNVLEVYGYTAIEMETGFIKIDKSADGRKKNVPVLDDDEEVTGDVMITRVVRVKNVSVQELGPVVRQFSDQKGGSHVAQYTASNVMMLTGHAATVNRLVQVIKQVDKAGDQSVDIVKLNYATATDVVSVVETIYKPTTGKNDIPAFLIPKVVADERTNSVIVSGEGEARDRAIALIKRLDNELETQGNTKVFYLSYAKAEDLVKVLQGVSKSINDEKNQGKTSGRSANKDQISIEAHEDTNSVVITANPDVMRSLEKVIKDLDVRRAQVLVEAIIVEVLEGDGVNFGLQWISEQGGMVQFNNGSSAPIGSIAAAAELARDKTVKKNVIGSETGTGTQYDETVEGNIEPLAGLLSSISGLAVGIAKNDWAAIVQAVSSDTNSNILATPSVTTMDNEEASMLVGQEVPILTGSTSSSNNTNPFQTVERKEVGVKLKVTPQINEGTAVQLKIEQEVSSVSGATAVDISINKRSISNTVLADDGSMVILGGLIDENVQESVQKVPLLGDIPVLGHLFKSTSSTKQKRNLLVFIRPTILRDSVSMNKLSHGKYNFIRGEQVKRKDDGINLMPNEVPPVLPEWNDALVLPPTYQEFLHGENKKNQQDD; this is translated from the coding sequence ATGAAAAGCGTGTTAAACCTAAGCAAGGTTTACAAAGGATTACGTAAATATGCAGCATTATTAGTTGCTGTAGGTGTTTCCTATTCTGCACTTGCGGTGGAGTATTCACCTAGTTTCAAAAATACAGAAATCACTGAATTCATTAATGTTGTTGGTAAAGACTTAAAAAAAACCATCATCATTAACCCTAATGTGCGTGGCAAAATTAATGTGCGCAGTTACGAGGCGATGGACGAAGAGCTGTATTACGAGTTCTTTTTAAACGTATTAGAAGTATACGGCTATACTGCAATTGAAATGGAAACCGGTTTTATCAAAATTGATAAAAGTGCCGACGGCCGTAAAAAGAATGTTCCTGTACTGGATGACGATGAAGAAGTGACGGGCGATGTGATGATCACCCGCGTTGTGCGTGTAAAAAACGTTAGCGTACAAGAGCTTGGTCCAGTTGTTCGTCAGTTTAGTGACCAAAAAGGCGGCAGCCACGTGGCACAATACACCGCATCAAACGTAATGATGTTAACGGGTCACGCGGCAACGGTTAATCGCCTTGTACAGGTAATTAAACAAGTTGATAAAGCCGGTGACCAATCGGTTGATATTGTGAAGCTTAACTACGCGACAGCCACCGACGTTGTGTCAGTTGTCGAGACCATTTATAAGCCAACTACAGGTAAAAATGACATTCCAGCGTTCTTAATCCCTAAAGTGGTTGCTGATGAGCGCACCAACAGTGTCATCGTAAGTGGTGAAGGTGAAGCGCGTGACAGAGCGATAGCCCTAATTAAGCGCCTTGATAACGAGCTTGAAACGCAAGGTAACACCAAAGTATTTTACCTAAGTTACGCCAAAGCAGAAGACTTAGTGAAAGTTCTACAAGGTGTGAGTAAGTCAATTAATGACGAAAAGAACCAAGGTAAAACATCTGGTCGTTCAGCTAACAAAGATCAAATCAGTATTGAAGCGCACGAAGACACAAACTCAGTTGTAATAACAGCAAATCCTGATGTGATGCGTTCGCTTGAAAAAGTAATCAAAGATCTCGATGTGCGCCGTGCACAAGTACTTGTTGAAGCAATTATTGTTGAAGTACTTGAAGGCGATGGCGTTAACTTTGGTCTGCAGTGGATTTCAGAACAAGGCGGCATGGTACAGTTTAACAACGGCAGCAGCGCACCAATTGGTTCTATTGCCGCGGCGGCAGAGTTAGCTCGTGATAAAACAGTTAAGAAAAATGTAATTGGTTCAGAAACGGGCACAGGCACACAGTACGATGAAACCGTTGAAGGTAATATTGAGCCGTTAGCTGGTCTACTTAGCAGTATTAGCGGCTTAGCTGTGGGGATCGCGAAAAACGATTGGGCGGCGATTGTGCAGGCAGTATCATCAGATACTAACTCAAATATTCTAGCAACACCTTCTGTAACCACTATGGATAACGAAGAAGCGTCGATGCTAGTTGGTCAAGAAGTGCCTATTCTTACTGGCTCAACGTCAAGCAGTAACAATACCAACCCATTCCAAACGGTAGAGCGTAAAGAAGTGGGTGTAAAACTGAAAGTAACACCACAAATCAACGAAGGTACAGCGGTTCAATTAAAAATCGAACAAGAAGTATCAAGTGTATCAGGTGCAACTGCGGTTGATATCTCAATTAACAAGCGTTCGATTAGCAACACTGTACTGGCCGATGACGGTAGCATGGTAATTCTCGGCGGCTTAATTGACGAAAACGTACAAGAAAGCGTGCAAAAAGTGCCATTGCTAGGTGATATTCCAGTGCTTGGTCACTTATTTAAATCAACGTCTTCAACTAAGCAAAAACGTAACTTATTGGTCTTTATTCGCCCGACAATTCTGCGTGATAGTGTAAGCATGAACAAGCTAAGTCATGGTAAGTATAACTTTATTCGTGGCGAGCAGGTAAAACGCAAAGACGATGGCATTAACTTAATGCCAAATGAAGTACCACCAGTACTACCAGAGTGGAACGATGCGCTTGTGTTACCACCAACGTATCAAGAGTTCTTACACGGCGAAAACAAAAAGAATCAGCAAGATGACTGA